A window from Natronorubrum aibiense encodes these proteins:
- a CDS encoding acetone carboxylase subunit gamma, which produces MPESYPREHIEDLVDDNLEWNQLHDMMSDFKDADRFQQVRDVLQERVDWDDPIIIPYADHLYVVAKPDNRWVIKCDCGHEFCEHDQNWKMDALINVRDSEEDYLEIYPEDMHPHPDYMELREFFCPGCNTLLEVTNVMPGYPLIHEFEPDIETFYSEWIEEPIPTAEPESA; this is translated from the coding sequence ATGCCAGAATCATACCCACGCGAACACATCGAGGACCTGGTCGACGACAACCTCGAGTGGAATCAGCTGCACGACATGATGAGTGACTTCAAGGACGCGGATCGGTTCCAGCAGGTCCGGGACGTCCTGCAAGAACGGGTCGACTGGGACGACCCGATCATCATCCCTTACGCGGACCATCTGTACGTGGTCGCAAAACCGGACAACAGATGGGTCATCAAGTGCGACTGTGGCCACGAGTTCTGCGAACACGACCAGAACTGGAAGATGGATGCACTCATCAACGTCCGCGACTCCGAAGAGGACTACCTCGAGATCTACCCCGAGGACATGCACCCCCACCCGGACTACATGGAGCTTCGGGAGTTCTTCTGTCCGGGCTGTAACACACTGCTCGAGGTGACGAACGTCATGCCGGGCTATCCGCTCATCCACGAGTTCGAGCCCGACATCGAGACGTTCTACAGCGAGTGGATCGAGGAGCCGATCCCGACGGCGGAGCCCGAGTCGGCGTAA
- a CDS encoding hydantoinase B/oxoprolinase family protein: protein MSTEPDEGESFPRMRREKETVREQQQEGVGIGWDGQTLREQFEALEEETEETGHYAGFEKLELKQNNPIEYEQMFAQLRGDLVNARETSKEVAATPIVEQEGELCYGLFTPEGDSIAVSTGIIVHIHTMSEAIKYMINHDYEESPGIEPGDIFVNNDTHVGDVHACDIMTLIPIFHEGELVAWAGGVNHVIDTGAIGPGSMNVSQASRFGDGAYYTARKVGEDLKLYNSWKKDYPDKTRTPDFLKLDERTRMTGCLMIRDAVKDIIDEYGVEQFKQLSREAIEDGRRGFRNRIKKTMLPGTYRGASFVDALYEGQDNLTRAYADENHLMHAPSELHVREDGSFQVSFEGANKWGWHPYNCTPAAIQGGIWVMLTQTVIPNSNVNDGAYYSCDFHLPVGSWANTQNTETAHAYAWHFLVSAWAPLWQHLSRGYYSRGFWEEINAGNANTSNWLQGGGIDQFDKLHAVNSFESACEGVGARYVEDGEPHAAAIWNPEGDMGDAEVWEMTEPLPFLGRAVKPNTGGAGRRAGGAGFESMRTVKDVSRWLLYEMGNGYMTSDGGLFGGYPAASGYILNAQNTDLEERFENQEDYPQHDLDPESGDFESKINGDITRRPEGISTPKEFDDYDMYLNYLRGGSGLGDPLEREPEDVVADIHDGYVLPRHAKDAYAVVVEKVDDEAKHNSAVQGEWELDEEATKELREERMQERAETAKPVTEWYEEQRDRIRTETDLIDDVKKTYESSMRMSKQFAEFYHEFWELPEDFEFTLSEKAEKSLENRFKTGLKQKWDNPTKGHETWLDVGRDDEPEVPYTWTAGRTIQDLPTPDASFNDMTAEPATDDD, encoded by the coding sequence ATGAGCACGGAACCAGACGAAGGGGAAAGCTTCCCCCGGATGCGACGCGAGAAGGAAACAGTCCGAGAACAACAGCAGGAGGGTGTCGGCATCGGCTGGGACGGCCAGACGCTTCGCGAACAGTTCGAAGCCCTCGAGGAAGAAACCGAAGAGACGGGACACTACGCCGGCTTCGAGAAACTTGAGCTGAAACAGAACAACCCGATCGAATACGAGCAGATGTTCGCCCAGCTCCGTGGCGACCTCGTGAACGCGCGTGAAACCTCGAAAGAGGTCGCCGCGACACCGATCGTCGAGCAGGAGGGTGAGCTGTGCTATGGCCTCTTTACCCCGGAGGGCGACTCGATCGCTGTCTCGACGGGGATCATCGTGCACATCCACACGATGAGCGAGGCGATCAAGTACATGATCAACCACGATTACGAGGAGAGTCCCGGCATCGAGCCTGGTGACATCTTCGTCAACAACGACACCCACGTCGGTGACGTCCACGCGTGCGACATCATGACGCTCATCCCGATCTTCCACGAGGGGGAGCTCGTCGCCTGGGCTGGGGGCGTCAATCACGTCATCGACACCGGCGCGATCGGCCCGGGAAGCATGAACGTCTCACAGGCGTCTCGCTTCGGAGACGGTGCCTACTACACGGCCCGCAAGGTCGGCGAAGATCTCAAACTGTACAACTCCTGGAAGAAAGATTACCCGGACAAGACGCGGACGCCGGACTTCCTGAAGCTCGACGAGCGAACGCGGATGACTGGCTGTCTGATGATCCGCGATGCGGTCAAAGATATCATCGACGAGTACGGCGTCGAGCAGTTCAAACAACTCTCGCGTGAAGCGATCGAGGACGGGCGCCGGGGCTTCCGGAACCGCATCAAGAAAACGATGTTGCCCGGCACCTATCGCGGGGCCTCCTTTGTCGACGCGCTGTATGAGGGACAGGACAACTTGACCCGTGCGTACGCGGACGAAAACCACCTCATGCATGCTCCCTCGGAACTGCACGTTCGCGAAGACGGCTCGTTCCAAGTCTCGTTCGAAGGCGCCAACAAGTGGGGGTGGCATCCGTACAACTGTACGCCCGCGGCAATCCAGGGCGGGATCTGGGTGATGCTCACCCAAACGGTGATCCCGAACTCGAACGTCAACGACGGCGCGTACTACAGCTGTGACTTCCACCTGCCGGTCGGTTCGTGGGCCAATACCCAGAACACGGAGACCGCCCATGCCTACGCCTGGCACTTCCTGGTGTCGGCGTGGGCACCGCTCTGGCAACACCTCTCGCGAGGGTACTACTCGCGCGGCTTCTGGGAGGAGATCAACGCCGGGAACGCCAACACCTCGAACTGGCTCCAAGGCGGCGGTATCGACCAGTTCGACAAACTACACGCTGTCAATTCCTTCGAGTCTGCCTGTGAGGGCGTCGGCGCGCGTTACGTCGAGGACGGCGAACCCCACGCCGCGGCGATCTGGAACCCCGAAGGTGACATGGGCGACGCCGAGGTCTGGGAGATGACCGAGCCACTGCCGTTCCTGGGACGGGCTGTCAAGCCAAACACCGGCGGTGCGGGTCGTCGTGCAGGTGGTGCTGGCTTCGAGTCCATGCGAACGGTCAAAGACGTCAGCAGGTGGCTCCTCTACGAGATGGGCAACGGCTACATGACCAGCGACGGCGGCCTCTTCGGTGGCTATCCTGCCGCGTCAGGGTACATCCTCAACGCGCAGAACACCGATCTCGAGGAACGCTTCGAGAATCAAGAGGACTACCCACAACACGATCTCGATCCCGAGAGCGGCGACTTCGAATCCAAAATCAACGGCGATATCACCCGCCGGCCGGAGGGGATAAGCACGCCAAAAGAGTTCGACGACTACGACATGTACCTGAACTACCTCCGCGGTGGCTCGGGACTGGGCGATCCCCTCGAGCGTGAGCCCGAGGACGTCGTCGCAGACATTCACGATGGATACGTTCTCCCCCGGCACGCCAAGGACGCCTACGCCGTCGTTGTTGAGAAGGTCGACGACGAGGCCAAGCACAACTCCGCGGTGCAAGGCGAGTGGGAACTCGACGAAGAGGCGACCAAGGAACTACGTGAAGAGCGGATGCAAGAACGCGCCGAGACAGCCAAGCCGGTCACGGAGTGGTACGAGGAACAACGCGATCGCATCCGCACCGAGACGGACCTCATCGACGACGTCAAGAAGACCTACGAGAGCAGCATGCGGATGAGCAAGCAGTTCGCCGAGTTCTACCACGAGTTCTGGGAGCTGCCCGAGGACTTCGAATTCACGCTGAGCGAGAAAGCGGAAAAATCCCTCGAGAACCGATTCAAGACTGGTCTCAAACAGAAGTGGGACAATCCGACGAAGGGCCACGAGACGTGGCTCGACGTCGGCCGCGATGACGAACCGGAAGTGCCCTACACTTGGACGGCCGGCCGGACGATTCAAGACTTGCCAACGCCCGATGCATCGTTCAATGACATGACCGCAGAACCAGCAACAGACGACGACTAA